One region of Macadamia integrifolia cultivar HAES 741 chromosome 11, SCU_Mint_v3, whole genome shotgun sequence genomic DNA includes:
- the LOC122094096 gene encoding zinc finger CCCH domain-containing protein 2, whose product MSSVCCAEKHHSHVYTAGSCKKSLREIEIPPRKLFSRRTKLSDPNPNHLFPDIVSDKNIAEDALLHKFFPCNTGNDDVDGSDDPHLSDDFRMYEFKVRRCMRSRSHDWTDCPFAHPGEKARRRDPRRFHYSGNVCTDFRRGGCSRGDACEFAHGVFECWLHPARYRTQACKDGKNCKRKVCFFAHTPRQLRVLPLHSQTTQNQISSSASNSPSSASVTSPVTMSRKYPTNHCCVFCHNTIASSPTSTLMGLSHLSPSSSPPLSPPISPEGATFSPLSRFNNEYDSISLNQSFPRGLSHKNALAELVSSLEAMDLGTGGGAAVSPSSCEDHQQFILSPSAPPQPQTGPASTGLRTSFDNYGKINNSFLDEVIPDLEWVNELVM is encoded by the coding sequence ATGTCAAGTGTGTGTTGTGCAGAGAAGCACCACTCCCATGTTTACACCGCTGGGAGCTGCAAGAAGAGCCTCAGGGAGATCGAAATCCCTCCCCGGAAGCTCTTCAGCCGCCGCACCAAGCTATCAGACCCAAACCCAAATCATCTCTTTCCAGATATTGTCTCAGATAAGAACATAGCTGAAGATGCATTGTTGCATAAATTCTTTCCTTGTAATACCGgcaatgatgatgttgatggcTCCGATGATCCCCATTTGAGCGATGACTTCCGGATGTACGAATTCAAGGTGCGTAGATGCATGCGAAGCCGTAGCCATGACTGGACCGACTGCCCATTTGCTCATCCAGGCGAGAAAGCTCGTCGGAGGGATCCTCGGCGGTTCCATTATTCCGGCAATGTTTGTACTGATTTCCGGCGAGGTGGGTGTAGCCGTGGAGATGCTTGTGAGTTCGCTCATGGGGTTTTCGAGTGTTGGCTTCACCCAGCTAGGTATCGGACACAAGCTTGTAAGGATGGGAAGAATTGCAAGAGGAAGGTTTGCTTCTTTGCTCACACTCCTCGTCAGCTCCGTGTTTTGCCTTTGCATAGTCAGACGACACAGAATCagatttcttcttctgcttctaaTTCTCCATCCTCTGCTTCTGTTACATCCCCTGTTACTATGAGCCGGAAGTACCCAACTAATCATTGCTGTGTGTTCTGTCACAATACTATTGCTTCATCTCCTACTTCTACTCTGATGGGTCTCTCTCATTTGTCTCCCTCGTCTTCACCACCTCTGTCGCCTCCAATCTCACCTGAAGGGGCTaccttctctcccctttctCGATTCAATAATGAATACGATTCAATTTCTTTGAACCAATCGTTTCCCAGGGGTTTGAGTCATAAGAATGCATTGGCGGAGCTTGTGAGCTCCTTGGAAGCCATGGATCTTGGTACCGGTGGTGGCGCTGCTGTTTCTCCTTCAAGCTGTGAAGATCACCAACAGTTCATCCTCTCACCTTCTGCTCCACCACAACCACAGACAGGGCCAGCTTCTACTGGATTGAGAACCAGTTTCGATAATTATGGTAAGATCAACAACAGTTTCTTGGACGAGGTCATTCCTGATTTGGAATGGGTGAACGAGCTTGTCATGTAA
- the LOC122092989 gene encoding uncharacterized protein LOC122092989, with translation MGFETDFICNSRVGKDSNLWLVWRKGILKTTIVSASKQQIYVSVNWRNKIVRISMIHARCFKPNRRELWTDLVAVYSPTDPWMMVGDFNALLASHEMRGPGAFNLGSTTEFAAMVDVYHLIQLPSQGVKFTWTNNRRRGNVSAVLNRGFYNEAWLSYFQDCAQFVLQRDFSDHCPLLIVSEACPKPPKWAFRFHKFWTKNDSFLGMVADAWDQRIVGSPVYVFTQKLKILKPLIHSWARITFPNFEAELVRTKEALSQIQD, from the coding sequence ATGGGTTTTGAAACAGATTTTATATGCAATTCAAGGGTTGGGAAAGATTCAAACCTATGGCTGGTTTGGAGAAAAGGTATTCTAAAGACTACTATTGTTTCAGCCTCAAAACAACAAATATATGTGAGTGTAAATTGGAGAAATAAGATAGTTAGGATCTCTATGATTCACGCTAGATGTTTCAAACCAAATCGTAGGGAATTGTGGACTGATTTAGTTGCTGTGTATTCTCCAACTGATCCCTGGATGATGGTGGGTGATTTTAATGCTTTGTTGGCCTCGCATGAGATGCGAGGTCCTGGTGCATTTAATTTGGGGTCTACGACAGAGTTTGCTGCCATGGTTGATGTTTATCATCTGATTCAGTTGCCTTCCCAGGGTGTGAAATTTACTTGGACAAACAATAGAAGGAGAGGGAATGTGTCAGCTGTTCTGAACAGGGGTTTTTATAATGAGGCCTGGCTATCTTATTTTCAAGACTGTGCCCAATTTGTTCTTCAAAGAGATTTTTCTGATCATTGTCCATTATTAATAGTCTCTGAAGCTTGTCCCAAACCTCCTAAGTGGGCATTCCGCTTCCATAAATTCtggacaaaaaatgattctttcttGGGGATGGTTGCTGATGCATGGGATCAGAGGATTGTGGGCTCCCCTGTGTATGTGTTTACTCAAAAGTTGAAAATATTAAAGCCACTTATTCATTCTTGGGCCAGGATTACTTTCCCTAACTTTGAAGCTGAGTTGGTCAGAACTAAAGAGGCTCTTTCTCAGATCCAGGACTAG